From the Pseudomonas baltica genome, one window contains:
- a CDS encoding ABC transporter substrate-binding protein has translation MQPSIRSLLATALLLAATGASAESLRIGFADPISSLDPQLNNYAGDRSVALHFFESLADRRDDRTMPGLAKSWKVLDPLTWQFDLRDDVKWSDGTSMTADDFVFSYERARAVPGSVASYAGALRTVDTVTAKDAHTLIVKTKAPNANLLPDINSVYVVSRHAGENAQSADYNSGKALIGTGPYRFVSYVPGDRTIFERNDAYWGPKAEWDKVDYRFIANASSRTAALLAGDVDVIDKVAPTDIARLKQSPAVSVYAYQGLRALIIQPSFRKGPNDLIRDNAGKPLPENPLLDVRVRKALSLAINRQAIDERIMQGTVTEANQWMPSNTYGYNANIKNIPYDPAEAKKLLAEAGFPEGFQLTVSVPGDRYPQAPEAMQAVAQFWTRIGIKVQLDVMPWAVYAGKANKNELAVSVIAWGNGTGEAAYALTNILTTVDGAKGQGASNWGHYSNPAVDKALQDATAEFDEAKRRAILENSVKVVSDDVGIIPLFHYQNIWAARKGLKVEPLVSDRTAAMMVTEQK, from the coding sequence ATGCAACCTAGCATTCGTTCACTGCTTGCCACCGCGTTACTGCTCGCCGCCACCGGCGCCTCGGCCGAGTCGCTGCGCATCGGTTTCGCCGATCCGATTTCGTCTCTCGATCCACAGCTCAACAACTATGCCGGTGACCGTTCCGTCGCTTTGCATTTCTTCGAATCGCTGGCTGATCGTCGTGACGATCGGACCATGCCGGGCCTGGCCAAGAGCTGGAAAGTCCTCGACCCGCTGACCTGGCAATTCGACCTGCGCGATGACGTCAAATGGTCGGACGGCACGTCCATGACTGCCGACGACTTCGTCTTCTCCTACGAGCGTGCCCGCGCCGTACCAGGCAGCGTGGCGTCCTACGCCGGCGCCTTGCGCACCGTCGACACGGTCACCGCCAAGGACGCCCATACCCTGATCGTCAAGACCAAGGCGCCCAACGCCAACCTGCTGCCGGACATCAACTCGGTGTACGTGGTCAGCCGTCACGCCGGTGAAAACGCCCAGAGCGCCGACTACAACTCCGGCAAGGCGCTGATCGGCACCGGGCCGTATCGCTTCGTGTCCTACGTGCCGGGCGACCGCACGATCTTCGAGCGCAACGATGCGTACTGGGGGCCGAAGGCGGAATGGGACAAGGTCGACTATCGCTTCATCGCCAATGCTTCGAGCCGCACCGCAGCCTTGCTGGCCGGTGATGTCGACGTCATCGACAAGGTCGCACCGACCGATATCGCGCGCCTCAAGCAAAGCCCGGCGGTCAGCGTGTACGCCTATCAAGGCCTGCGCGCGCTGATCATTCAGCCGAGCTTTCGCAAGGGCCCGAACGACTTGATCCGCGATAACGCCGGCAAGCCGCTGCCTGAAAACCCGCTGCTCGACGTGCGGGTGCGCAAGGCGCTGTCGCTGGCGATCAACCGTCAGGCCATCGACGAGCGCATCATGCAGGGTACGGTGACCGAGGCCAATCAGTGGATGCCGTCCAACACCTACGGCTATAACGCCAACATCAAGAACATCCCTTACGACCCGGCCGAGGCCAAGAAACTGCTGGCCGAGGCCGGTTTCCCCGAAGGTTTCCAGCTGACGGTCAGCGTGCCGGGCGACCGTTACCCGCAGGCGCCGGAGGCCATGCAAGCAGTGGCGCAGTTCTGGACCCGCATCGGCATCAAGGTGCAGCTCGATGTGATGCCATGGGCGGTGTATGCCGGCAAGGCCAACAAGAACGAGCTGGCGGTGAGCGTGATTGCCTGGGGCAACGGCACCGGTGAGGCGGCCTATGCGCTGACCAACATCCTCACCACCGTGGACGGTGCCAAAGGGCAGGGCGCTTCGAACTGGGGGCACTACAGTAATCCGGCGGTAGACAAGGCGCTGCAGGACGCCACTGCAGAATTCGACGAGGCCAAGCGCCGCGCGATTCTGGAGAACTCGGTGAAAGTGGTGAGCGATGACGTCGGCATCATTCCGCTGTTCCACTACCAGAACATCTGGGCGGCGCGTAAAGGCCTCAAGGTCGAGCCGTTGGTGAGCGATCGCACGGCAGCGATGATGGTGACTGAACAGAAGTAA